From Burkholderia savannae, a single genomic window includes:
- a CDS encoding thioredoxin family protein gives MKTAIRKLTASLLVAAAGACFAADAPHAPEHLPPGIAWRQGDVDAAFAEAKRTNKPLFLYWGAVWCPSCNQVKSTIFSQQAFKARSSFFVPVYLDGDTENAQKIGERFKVRGYPTMILFRPDGAEVTRLPGEVDLDRYMQALSIGLNAAHPFKQTLAAALKDGARVTPDDWRVLADYSWDTDGDLPVPNERVATTLQTLARHARAGHASAEGLRLDLKAVVSAALGDPPQRGDVDKAAGAAAVRDALRDPKLARADYDVLVAAPDDVVKYLAGGDAAARATLAKQYDAALARLSTDRSLAAIDRTMALHGRVRIARLDAKPGAPLPSALADAVRRQTASALAESTNVYGRQAVVSEAADTLTDAGQFDAADALLKAEIARSPTPYYFMSGLAANAKARGDRAAALAWYRKAYEAATGPATRLRWGAAYFANAVDLAPDDAERIRAIASDVLTQASQTRNAFYGANRRALTRVVTQLAHWRQGGAHDVAALAVVRQFEGVCGKLPAGDPQVGTCESLIRSARA, from the coding sequence ATGAAAACTGCGATTCGAAAGCTGACGGCGTCGCTGCTCGTCGCCGCCGCGGGCGCGTGCTTCGCCGCCGACGCGCCGCACGCGCCCGAGCATCTGCCGCCCGGCATCGCGTGGCGGCAAGGCGACGTCGACGCCGCGTTCGCCGAGGCGAAGCGCACGAACAAGCCGCTGTTCCTGTATTGGGGCGCGGTCTGGTGCCCGTCGTGCAATCAGGTGAAGTCGACGATCTTCAGCCAGCAGGCGTTCAAAGCGCGCTCGTCGTTCTTCGTGCCGGTTTATCTCGACGGCGACACCGAGAATGCGCAGAAGATCGGCGAGCGCTTCAAGGTGCGCGGCTATCCGACGATGATCCTGTTCCGGCCGGACGGCGCCGAAGTCACGCGGCTGCCGGGCGAAGTCGATCTCGACCGCTACATGCAGGCGCTGTCGATCGGGCTGAACGCCGCGCATCCGTTCAAGCAGACGCTCGCGGCCGCGCTGAAGGACGGCGCGCGCGTCACGCCCGACGACTGGCGCGTGCTCGCCGACTACTCGTGGGACACCGACGGCGATCTGCCGGTGCCGAACGAGCGCGTCGCGACGACGCTGCAAACGCTCGCCCGCCACGCGCGCGCGGGCCATGCGAGCGCCGAGGGGCTGCGGCTCGATTTGAAGGCGGTCGTGTCGGCGGCGCTCGGCGATCCGCCGCAGCGGGGCGATGTCGACAAGGCGGCGGGCGCGGCCGCCGTGCGCGACGCGCTGCGCGACCCGAAGCTTGCGCGCGCGGACTATGACGTGCTCGTCGCCGCGCCGGACGACGTCGTCAAGTATCTGGCGGGCGGCGACGCGGCGGCGCGCGCGACGCTCGCGAAGCAGTACGATGCGGCGCTCGCGCGGCTGTCGACCGATAGGTCGCTCGCCGCGATCGACCGGACGATGGCGCTGCACGGCCGCGTGCGCATCGCGCGGCTCGACGCGAAGCCGGGCGCGCCGCTGCCGTCCGCGCTCGCCGACGCGGTGCGGCGGCAGACCGCGTCGGCGCTCGCCGAATCGACGAACGTCTATGGGCGGCAGGCGGTCGTCAGCGAGGCGGCGGACACGCTGACCGACGCCGGCCAGTTCGATGCGGCCGACGCGCTGCTGAAGGCGGAGATCGCACGTTCGCCGACGCCGTACTACTTCATGTCGGGGCTCGCGGCGAATGCGAAGGCGCGCGGCGACCGCGCGGCGGCGCTCGCTTGGTACAGGAAGGCGTATGAAGCGGCGACCGGCCCGGCGACGCGGCTGCGCTGGGGCGCGGCGTACTTCGCGAACGCGGTCGATCTCGCGCCGGACGACGCCGAGCGAATCCGCGCGATCGCAAGCGACGTGCTGACGCAGGCGAGCCAGACGCGCAACGCGTTCTACGGCGCGAACCGGCGCGCGCTGACGCGCGTCGTCACGCAGCTCGCGCATTGGCGGCAGGGCGGCGCGCACGACGTGGCGGCGCTCGCGGTCGTCAGGCAGTTCGAAGGCGTGTGCGGGAAGCTGCCGGCGGGCGATCCGCAAGTCGGGACCTGCGAGAGCTTGATCAGGAGCGCGAGGGCATGA
- a CDS encoding polysaccharide deacetylase family protein — translation MRHSGSRFTRFRLAAAAWCLASAASVASPAFAGANADAAAPPADGASRPAILVYHRFSISAPPDSMTIRVSTFEAQLAFLRSHGYTVVPLREVVAWAASPSASLPDKAVAITVDDGHRSVYELLRPIVLRERLPVTLFIYPSAISNASYAMTWDELRALRDTGRFDIQSHTWWHPNFRTERRRLAPDAFRRFAATQFAHSRALLEREVGGRIDLLAWPFGLYDDELTALAAQAGYVAGFTLDARKARRGDAPLALPRFLIVEGCTPAALARLLGERDDVHAASHTASHAASHADTHGDMHAEVPQ, via the coding sequence TTGCGACACTCAGGCTCCCGCTTCACCCGATTCCGGCTCGCGGCGGCGGCCTGGTGTCTCGCATCGGCGGCGAGCGTCGCATCGCCGGCGTTCGCCGGGGCAAACGCCGATGCCGCCGCACCGCCCGCCGACGGCGCGTCGCGCCCCGCGATTCTCGTCTATCACCGTTTCTCGATATCGGCGCCGCCCGACTCGATGACCATCCGAGTCAGCACATTCGAAGCGCAGCTCGCATTCCTCCGCTCGCATGGCTACACCGTCGTGCCGCTGCGCGAGGTCGTCGCATGGGCGGCGTCGCCGTCCGCGTCGCTGCCGGACAAGGCGGTCGCGATCACCGTCGACGACGGCCATCGCTCGGTGTACGAACTATTGCGGCCGATCGTGCTGCGCGAGCGGCTGCCCGTCACGTTGTTCATCTATCCGTCCGCGATCTCGAACGCATCGTACGCAATGACGTGGGACGAGCTGCGCGCATTGCGCGACACCGGCCGCTTCGACATCCAGTCGCACACGTGGTGGCATCCGAACTTCCGCACCGAGCGGCGGCGTCTCGCGCCGGACGCGTTCCGCCGCTTCGCCGCGACGCAGTTCGCGCATTCGCGCGCGTTGCTCGAGCGCGAAGTCGGCGGCCGGATCGATCTGCTCGCATGGCCGTTCGGCCTCTACGACGACGAACTCACGGCGCTCGCCGCTCAGGCGGGCTACGTCGCGGGCTTCACGCTCGACGCGCGCAAGGCCCGGCGCGGCGACGCGCCGCTCGCGCTGCCGCGCTTCCTGATCGTCGAAGGTTGCACGCCGGCCGCGCTCGCGCGGCTGCTCGGCGAGCGCGACGATGTGCATGCCGCTTCTCACACCGCGTCTCACGCCGCGTCTCACGCCGATACTCATGGCGACATGCACGCGGAGGTTCCGCAGTGA
- a CDS encoding dimethyl sulfoxide reductase anchor subunit family protein yields MKPAFSVIFLTTLCGASQGLMIALFGVELAARLGLFAAPPQAFFVANAALSVLLGSLGLFASFFHLGHPERAWRAIAMWRTSWLARECIALPVFLACTTAYGGAHLLALPYTLALGLLATIAGGALFVCTGMIYICLRFLQEWATPLTMTNFVLLGCASGFTLATAGAAWFVPPLVPALAACACALTLAGGATRVASLARNARLRPRSTVQSATGIRARQVVQRSRGFTAGAFNLREFFHGKTPRTLQRVKWTFLICAFALPFLLLAIGGAAAPAVASFALACGAFAIQYAGLVAERWFFFAEARHPQNVYYQSAA; encoded by the coding sequence ATGAAACCCGCTTTCTCGGTCATCTTCCTGACGACGCTGTGCGGCGCGAGCCAGGGGCTCATGATCGCGCTGTTCGGCGTCGAGCTCGCGGCGCGGCTCGGGCTGTTCGCAGCGCCGCCGCAGGCGTTCTTCGTCGCGAACGCGGCGCTGTCGGTGCTGCTCGGCTCGCTCGGCCTGTTCGCGTCGTTCTTCCATCTCGGGCATCCGGAGCGCGCGTGGCGCGCGATCGCGATGTGGCGCACGTCGTGGCTCGCGCGCGAATGCATCGCGCTGCCGGTGTTTCTCGCGTGCACGACCGCCTACGGCGGCGCGCATCTGCTCGCGCTGCCGTACACGCTCGCGCTCGGCCTGCTCGCGACGATCGCGGGCGGCGCGCTGTTCGTCTGCACCGGCATGATCTACATCTGTCTGCGCTTTCTGCAGGAATGGGCGACGCCGCTCACGATGACCAATTTCGTGCTGCTCGGTTGCGCGTCCGGCTTCACGCTCGCGACCGCCGGCGCCGCGTGGTTCGTTCCGCCGCTCGTGCCCGCGCTCGCCGCGTGCGCATGCGCGCTGACCCTCGCGGGCGGCGCGACGCGCGTCGCGTCGCTCGCGCGCAACGCGCGGCTGCGGCCGCGCTCGACCGTGCAGAGCGCGACCGGCATTCGCGCGCGGCAGGTCGTCCAGCGATCGCGCGGCTTCACGGCCGGCGCGTTCAACCTGCGCGAGTTCTTTCACGGGAAAACGCCGCGCACGCTGCAACGCGTGAAGTGGACGTTCCTGATCTGCGCGTTCGCGTTGCCGTTCCTGCTGCTCGCGATCGGCGGCGCGGCCGCGCCGGCCGTCGCGTCGTTCGCGCTTGCGTGCGGCGCGTTCGCGATCCAGTATGCGGGGCTCGTCGCGGAACGCTGGTTTTTCTTCGCCGAAGCGCGGCATCCGCAAAACGTCTATTACCAGAGCGCCGCGTGA
- a CDS encoding porin, producing the protein MKQTKHLAALAVPAGLLLCAGAHAQSSVTLYGIVDAGIAYVHNAQGTDGRNQSSLVKFSSGNLSGSRWGLKGTEDLGGGLAALFQLENGFNLGTGQQNGNREFGRKAIVGLASNTWGTVTLGRQYDPVVDLVQGLTEDNYFGGVFATPGDLDNYDNSLRVSNSVKYTSPVLSGFQFEALYGFGGVAGATGSGRTYSFAASYANGPLSLGAGYLYADGGTTAANGVRTWTGSSDTLFNTVINQGFASAKSIQIVRVGGQYVLGSATFGLAYSNTHYGRDSLSTFNETAKFNSGSAFFNYQFSPALRAGVGYNYTSLTGPASAHYHQVNLGAGYALSKRTDLYALFGYQKASGRTLGANGSVVDAQASVGSYGVNSGTDSQELAIVGIRHKF; encoded by the coding sequence ATGAAGCAAACGAAGCACCTCGCCGCGCTCGCCGTGCCGGCCGGCCTCCTGCTCTGCGCCGGCGCGCACGCGCAAAGCAGCGTCACGCTGTACGGGATCGTCGATGCGGGCATCGCATACGTGCACAACGCGCAGGGAACCGACGGCCGCAATCAGTCGTCGCTCGTGAAATTCAGCAGCGGCAACCTGTCCGGCAGCCGCTGGGGCCTGAAGGGGACCGAGGATCTGGGCGGCGGCCTCGCGGCGCTGTTCCAGCTCGAAAACGGCTTCAATCTCGGCACCGGCCAGCAGAACGGCAATCGCGAGTTCGGCCGCAAGGCGATCGTCGGCCTCGCGAGCAACACGTGGGGCACCGTCACGCTCGGCCGCCAATACGATCCGGTCGTCGATCTCGTGCAGGGGCTTACCGAGGACAATTACTTCGGCGGCGTGTTCGCGACGCCGGGCGACCTCGACAACTACGACAACAGCCTGCGCGTGAGCAACTCGGTGAAGTACACGAGCCCGGTGCTGTCGGGCTTCCAGTTCGAAGCGCTGTACGGCTTCGGCGGCGTGGCCGGCGCGACGGGCAGCGGCCGCACGTACAGCTTCGCGGCGAGCTACGCGAACGGGCCGCTGTCGCTCGGCGCCGGCTATCTGTACGCGGACGGCGGCACGACCGCCGCGAACGGCGTGCGCACGTGGACGGGCAGCTCGGACACGCTGTTCAACACCGTGATCAACCAGGGCTTCGCGAGCGCGAAGTCGATTCAGATCGTGCGCGTCGGCGGCCAGTACGTGCTCGGCTCGGCGACGTTCGGCCTCGCGTATTCGAACACGCACTACGGCCGCGATTCGCTGTCGACGTTCAACGAAACCGCGAAGTTCAACAGCGGCTCCGCGTTCTTCAACTATCAGTTCTCGCCGGCGCTGCGCGCGGGCGTCGGCTACAACTACACGTCGCTGACGGGGCCCGCTTCCGCGCACTATCACCAGGTGAACCTCGGCGCGGGCTACGCACTGTCGAAGCGCACCGATCTCTATGCGCTGTTCGGCTATCAGAAGGCGAGCGGCCGCACGCTCGGCGCGAACGGCTCGGTGGTCGATGCGCAGGCGTCCGTCGGTTCGTATGGCGTGAACTCGGGCACCGATTCGCAGGAGCTCGCGATCGTCGGGATTCGGCACAAGTTCTGA
- a CDS encoding putative glycoside hydrolase, with the protein MNTIAQWLRTSARACVLAVALAAVPPAGDALAADASSGAPAAASPTPTPTPTPTPTPAPAVRGTVVDARTGKTIAAAVVTIGGRPMRADDHGAFSSGAAAADIAVRAPGYLATRAAVETGKPVTVALAPFRPKAVYLSVFGITSKTLRDAATKLKGDTAINALVIDMKGDRGIAPYPSAARRASGAAAQTPNAPVVRDFAALVGDLHRRGFYLIARIVVFKDDPLAAAHPDWTVRDADGDVWHDREKLRWIDPTLREAWTHNLDVAEEAAKLGFDEIQFDYVRFPDARGLRFSVPNTRANRTAAITGFLQAARGRLAPYNVFVAADIFGYVCWNEDDTAIGQQIEMLGGPLDYISPMLYPSGFTWGLPGCTQPTADPGQIVRRSLAEARSRTGLPGVRFRPWLQAFRDYAFDRRDFAAEEIRAQVDAAEAADTDGWMLWNARNRYDPQQLPK; encoded by the coding sequence ATGAACACAATCGCACAATGGTTGCGTACGAGCGCCCGTGCGTGCGTGCTCGCCGTCGCATTGGCAGCCGTGCCGCCGGCCGGCGATGCGCTCGCCGCCGACGCATCATCCGGCGCACCGGCGGCCGCATCGCCGACGCCGACGCCGACACCGACGCCAACTCCAACGCCCGCGCCCGCCGTCCGCGGCACCGTCGTCGACGCGCGAACCGGCAAGACGATCGCGGCCGCGGTCGTGACGATCGGCGGCCGCCCGATGCGCGCGGACGACCACGGCGCGTTCTCGAGCGGCGCGGCCGCCGCCGACATCGCCGTGCGCGCGCCCGGCTATCTCGCGACGCGCGCGGCCGTCGAAACCGGCAAACCCGTCACCGTCGCGCTCGCGCCGTTCCGGCCGAAGGCTGTCTATCTGTCCGTATTCGGGATCACGAGCAAGACGCTGCGCGACGCCGCGACGAAACTCAAGGGCGACACCGCGATCAACGCGCTCGTCATCGACATGAAGGGCGATCGCGGCATCGCGCCGTATCCGAGCGCGGCGCGGCGCGCGTCGGGCGCGGCCGCGCAAACGCCGAACGCGCCCGTGGTGCGCGACTTCGCCGCGCTCGTCGGCGATCTGCATCGGCGCGGGTTCTATCTGATCGCGCGGATCGTCGTGTTCAAGGACGATCCGCTCGCCGCCGCGCATCCGGACTGGACGGTGCGCGATGCGGACGGCGACGTGTGGCACGATCGCGAGAAGCTGCGCTGGATCGATCCGACGCTGCGCGAGGCGTGGACGCACAACCTCGACGTCGCCGAGGAAGCGGCGAAGCTCGGCTTCGACGAAATCCAGTTCGACTACGTGCGCTTTCCGGACGCGCGCGGGCTGCGCTTCAGCGTGCCGAACACGCGCGCGAACCGCACCGCGGCGATCACGGGCTTCCTGCAGGCGGCGCGCGGCCGGCTCGCGCCGTACAACGTGTTCGTCGCCGCCGATATCTTCGGCTACGTCTGCTGGAACGAGGACGACACCGCGATCGGTCAGCAGATCGAAATGCTCGGCGGGCCGCTCGACTACATTTCGCCGATGCTCTACCCGTCCGGCTTCACGTGGGGATTGCCGGGCTGCACGCAGCCGACTGCCGATCCGGGGCAGATCGTGCGCCGCTCGCTCGCCGAGGCGCGCTCGCGGACCGGGCTGCCGGGCGTGCGGTTCCGGCCATGGCTGCAGGCGTTTCGCGACTATGCGTTCGACCGCCGCGATTTCGCGGCGGAGGAGATCCGCGCGCAGGTCGACGCCGCCGAGGCCGCCGACACCGACGGCTGGATGCTGTGGAACGCGCGCAATCGCTACGATCCGCAACAGTTGCCGAAATGA
- a CDS encoding penicillin-binding protein 1A produces the protein MNRRIVSSLLDRCAAWLAAAKPHAANVLRRLRHPTRRGVLLALAAVPALFVIYVFALIPFTPGIGDIRKARVDAPAQILSADGKLLAEFKPSNREWVPLAGISPKMVDALISTEDHRFYEHHGLDWRRTAGAALRTFSGERQGGSTITQQLARNLYPDEIGRAPTLTRKLKEAITALKIEAVYSKPQILETYLNTVPFLYNAYGVEMAARTYFDKSADQLDALDAATLVGMLKGNSYYNPVLNPERALARRNTVLAQMVKYGKLSPAAYASLQKKPLRIDFERQKEPPGPAPHFAQQLRKWLIAWADRNDYNIYSDGLVVRTTIDSRLQTYATQALARQTNQLQGVANGMWNAGSGCAPGNPLFRAFVRETPQFRAALDGGATEGAALKRLLADRGFARALCKTKADVQAGFLAIDPRNGQIRAWVGSRDFTTEPFDHVQQARRQPGSTFKPFVYGAAFAAGATPDDTFVDQPVEIALKGGEIWRPDDDAPPTGKPMTLRDAIAYSRNRITAQLMMKVGPQKVARLARAMGVRDSELDAVPALALGTSPVTLKEMVSAYATIANVGEYVEPRMVTRIEDRNGEVLAEFASASPERALDAAAARTLIDVMRGVVERGTGAPIRSRYGIRADVAGKTGTTQGDTDGWFILMQPELVAGAWVGFDDGHVTLGSDWGQGARSALPIVGDFYQRAIRARIVDTRERFATEAPPGAFDTFRDKLGDWYRYLFGKPEPQKAAPPPKAPRAPVEEVMPASEVEAASEAAAAARAASEASASAASAVSVAPFAPGGASAPQMPPLLQPTPPSSVQPPPAAQPDNGLPNDSAPMSPTPTPDAPAASGTGAGN, from the coding sequence GTGAATCGCCGAATCGTGTCGTCCCTCCTCGACCGTTGCGCGGCCTGGCTCGCCGCCGCAAAGCCGCACGCCGCCAACGTCCTGCGCCGCTTGCGTCATCCGACGCGACGCGGCGTCCTGCTCGCGCTCGCCGCCGTCCCCGCGCTGTTCGTGATCTACGTGTTCGCGCTGATCCCGTTCACGCCGGGCATCGGCGACATCCGCAAGGCGCGCGTCGACGCGCCCGCGCAGATCCTGTCCGCCGACGGCAAGCTGCTCGCCGAGTTCAAGCCGTCGAACCGCGAATGGGTGCCGCTCGCGGGCATCTCGCCGAAGATGGTCGATGCGCTGATCTCGACCGAGGACCACCGCTTCTACGAGCACCACGGCCTCGACTGGCGCCGCACCGCGGGCGCCGCGCTGCGCACGTTCTCGGGCGAGCGGCAGGGCGGCTCGACGATCACGCAGCAGCTCGCGCGCAATCTGTATCCGGACGAGATCGGCCGCGCGCCGACGCTCACGCGCAAGCTGAAAGAGGCGATCACCGCGCTGAAGATCGAGGCGGTCTACAGCAAGCCGCAGATTCTCGAGACGTATCTGAACACGGTGCCGTTCCTGTACAACGCGTACGGCGTCGAGATGGCGGCGCGCACGTACTTCGACAAATCGGCCGATCAGCTCGACGCGCTCGACGCCGCGACGCTCGTCGGCATGCTGAAGGGCAACAGCTATTACAACCCGGTGCTGAACCCCGAGCGCGCGCTCGCGCGGCGCAACACGGTGCTTGCGCAGATGGTGAAGTACGGGAAGTTGTCGCCCGCCGCGTATGCGTCGCTGCAGAAGAAGCCGCTGCGGATCGACTTCGAGCGGCAGAAGGAGCCGCCCGGCCCCGCGCCGCATTTCGCGCAGCAACTGCGCAAGTGGCTGATCGCGTGGGCCGACCGCAACGACTACAACATCTACTCGGACGGCCTCGTCGTGCGCACGACGATCGATTCGCGGCTGCAGACGTACGCGACGCAGGCACTCGCGCGGCAGACGAATCAGCTTCAGGGCGTCGCGAACGGGATGTGGAACGCGGGCAGCGGCTGCGCGCCGGGCAATCCGCTATTCCGCGCGTTCGTGCGCGAGACGCCGCAGTTCCGTGCGGCGCTCGACGGCGGCGCGACCGAGGGCGCGGCGCTCAAGCGCCTGCTCGCCGATCGCGGCTTCGCGCGCGCGCTCTGCAAGACGAAGGCCGACGTGCAGGCGGGCTTTCTCGCGATCGATCCGCGCAACGGGCAAATCAGGGCGTGGGTCGGCAGCCGCGACTTCACGACCGAGCCGTTCGATCACGTGCAGCAGGCGCGCCGGCAACCGGGCTCGACGTTCAAGCCGTTCGTCTACGGCGCGGCGTTCGCGGCGGGCGCGACGCCCGACGACACGTTCGTCGATCAGCCGGTCGAGATTGCGCTGAAGGGCGGCGAGATCTGGCGGCCCGACGACGACGCGCCGCCGACCGGCAAGCCGATGACGCTGCGCGACGCGATCGCGTATTCGCGCAACCGGATCACCGCACAGCTGATGATGAAAGTCGGCCCGCAAAAGGTCGCGCGGCTCGCGCGCGCGATGGGCGTGCGCGACAGCGAGCTCGACGCGGTGCCGGCGCTCGCGCTCGGCACGAGCCCCGTCACGCTCAAGGAGATGGTGTCCGCGTACGCGACGATCGCGAACGTCGGCGAATACGTCGAGCCGCGGATGGTCACGCGCATCGAGGATCGCAACGGCGAGGTGCTCGCCGAATTCGCGAGCGCGTCGCCCGAGCGCGCGCTCGACGCGGCGGCGGCGCGCACGCTGATCGACGTGATGCGCGGCGTCGTCGAGCGCGGCACCGGCGCGCCGATCCGCTCGCGCTACGGCATTCGCGCGGACGTCGCCGGCAAGACCGGCACGACGCAGGGCGACACCGACGGCTGGTTCATCCTGATGCAGCCGGAGCTCGTGGCGGGCGCGTGGGTCGGCTTCGACGACGGCCACGTGACGCTCGGCAGCGACTGGGGGCAAGGGGCGAGGAGCGCGCTGCCGATCGTCGGCGACTTCTATCAGCGGGCGATTCGCGCGCGGATCGTCGATACGCGCGAGCGCTTCGCGACCGAGGCGCCGCCGGGCGCGTTCGACACGTTCCGCGACAAGCTCGGCGACTGGTATCGCTATCTGTTCGGGAAGCCCGAGCCGCAGAAGGCCGCGCCGCCGCCGAAGGCGCCGCGTGCGCCGGTGGAGGAGGTGATGCCGGCGTCCGAGGTCGAAGCGGCTTCCGAGGCAGCCGCGGCGGCGCGCGCCGCGTCCGAAGCGTCAGCCTCGGCCGCGTCGGCCGTGAGCGTTGCGCCGTTCGCGCCGGGCGGCGCATCCGCGCCTCAGATGCCGCCGCTGCTGCAGCCCACGCCGCCTTCGTCCGTGCAGCCGCCGCCCGCCGCGCAGCCGGATAACGGCTTGCCGAACGACAGCGCGCCGATGTCGCCGACGCCGACGCCCGACGCGCCGGCGGCGAGCGGAACGGGCGCAGGCAACTAG
- a CDS encoding type III secretion system chaperone, with translation MTNALLGEFGARIGLSDLKFDATGVCQLRIDDLKLALYDNRALDCLTLLAELPMPTVDTLQREAWTRFVLARQFDALHEHVPTIGLNPQTDALVAMRHLSPANLTLERLTGAFAGLVEWLAAWSRESCAIEQQAFSASHDALRSTREYDALAHA, from the coding sequence ATGACGAACGCCCTGCTGGGCGAATTCGGCGCGCGGATCGGGCTATCCGATCTGAAATTCGACGCGACCGGCGTATGCCAGCTGCGAATCGACGATCTGAAGCTCGCGCTTTACGACAACCGTGCGCTCGACTGTCTGACGCTGCTCGCCGAATTGCCGATGCCGACGGTCGACACGCTGCAACGCGAAGCGTGGACGCGCTTCGTGCTCGCCCGCCAGTTCGACGCGTTGCACGAGCACGTGCCGACCATCGGCCTGAATCCGCAAACGGATGCGCTCGTGGCGATGCGTCATTTGTCGCCCGCGAACCTGACGCTCGAACGTCTGACGGGCGCATTCGCCGGGCTCGTCGAATGGCTGGCGGCCTGGAGCCGCGAGTCTTGCGCGATCGAGCAACAGGCGTTTTCCGCGTCGCACGATGCGCTTCGCTCGACCCGCGAATACGATGCGCTCGCCCATGCTTGA